The Harpia harpyja isolate bHarHar1 chromosome 10, bHarHar1 primary haplotype, whole genome shotgun sequence genome includes a region encoding these proteins:
- the LOC128146728 gene encoding collagen alpha-1(I) chain isoform X1: MEVNLENILSRDWSSRCREDRESSSIRRRRSRVRAACGGLAAGIGRAGGRPPALASRCRADTVALTPPGCGAGCRGAGCPPRRGLQGPPPPARSQPRRGEARPGPARLARGGLARGPRAWAAESADLPPGRGRRWPCPWHCRSNRAACAGAAQGRDPLPAPRVRAVWDTAGGGSGQRARGAPGRPSASAANCRAGRWGGKGRPPPLSPCPEACRQPPTKVCGSTRPALPPGGWETAASTRACQHGAALNETKRALFHLQAKYFREKGHPCHFPLPQEKQRHGEPQSKYCMEVNTSCMWTPLLKWLRSRASYFLLKIQMYQITDI, translated from the exons ATGGAGGTGAACTTGGAGAACATCCTGTCCCGCGACTGGAGCAGCCGCTGCCGGGAGGACCGCGAGAGCTCCTCGatccgccgccgccgctccagGGTGAGGGCTGCATGCGGGGGCCTGGCCGCGGGGatcgggcgggcgggcgggcggccgccggctCTTGCCTCTCGCTGCCGGGCGGACACCGTGGCACTGACACCGCCGGGCTGCGGCGCCGGCTGCCGAGGCGCCGGGTGTCCGCCCCGGCGCGGCCTGCAGGGGCCGCCACCCCCCGCACGCAGCCAGCCGCGCCGCggggaggcccggcccggcccggcccgcttgGCCCGGGGCGGTCTGGCCCGGGGCCCGCGGGCCTGGGCGGCCGAGAGCGCCGACctgccgccggggcgggggcgccgcTGGCCGTGCCCCTGGCATTGTCGATCGAACCGGGCCGCTTGTGCcggggctgcccagggcagggacccTCTGCCGGCCCCCAGGGTGCGGGCGGTGTGGGACACCGCCGGGGGTGGGAGCGGGCAGCGAGCTCGGGGTGCCCCGGGCCGGCCCTCCGCCTCTGCGGCCAACTGccgggcagggaggtgggggggaaagggGCGCCCACCACCGCTGTCACCGTGCCCAGAGGCCTGCCGTCAGCCTCCGACAAAGGTCTGCGGGTCTACCCGTCCCGCTCTGCCTCCTGGGGGCTGGGAGACAGCCGCCTCCACCCGCGCCTGCCAGCATGGAGC agcttTGAACGAGACAAAGAGGGCTTTATTTCATCTCCAAGCCAAATACTTCAGAGAGAAGGGTCATCCCTGCCATTTTCCCCTGCCACAGGAAAAGCAGAG GCATGGAGAGCCACAGTCCAAGTACTGTATGGAAGTAAATACTAGTTGTATGTGGACACCTTTGCTGAAGTGGCTAAGGAGCAGAGCTAGctatttccttctcaaaatccAGATGTATCAAATAACAGACATTTAA
- the LOC128146728 gene encoding uncharacterized protein LOC128146728 isoform X2, with protein sequence MEVNLENILSRDWSSRCREDRESSSIRRRRSRVRAACGGLAAGIGRAGGRPPALASRCRADTVALTPPGCGAGCRGAGCPPRRGLQGPPPPARSQPRRGEARPGPARLARGGLARGPRAWAAESADLPPGRGRRWPCPWHCRSNRAACAGAAQGRDPLPAPRVRAVWDTAGGGSGQRARGAPGRPSASAANCRAGRALNETKRALFHLQAKYFREKGHPCHFPLPQEKQRHGEPQSKYCMEVNTSCMWTPLLKWLRSRASYFLLKIQMYQITDI encoded by the exons ATGGAGGTGAACTTGGAGAACATCCTGTCCCGCGACTGGAGCAGCCGCTGCCGGGAGGACCGCGAGAGCTCCTCGatccgccgccgccgctccagGGTGAGGGCTGCATGCGGGGGCCTGGCCGCGGGGatcgggcgggcgggcgggcggccgccggctCTTGCCTCTCGCTGCCGGGCGGACACCGTGGCACTGACACCGCCGGGCTGCGGCGCCGGCTGCCGAGGCGCCGGGTGTCCGCCCCGGCGCGGCCTGCAGGGGCCGCCACCCCCCGCACGCAGCCAGCCGCGCCGCggggaggcccggcccggcccggcccgcttgGCCCGGGGCGGTCTGGCCCGGGGCCCGCGGGCCTGGGCGGCCGAGAGCGCCGACctgccgccggggcgggggcgccgcTGGCCGTGCCCCTGGCATTGTCGATCGAACCGGGCCGCTTGTGCcggggctgcccagggcagggacccTCTGCCGGCCCCCAGGGTGCGGGCGGTGTGGGACACCGCCGGGGGTGGGAGCGGGCAGCGAGCTCGGGGTGCCCCGGGCCGGCCCTCCGCCTCTGCGGCCAACTGccgggcagggag agcttTGAACGAGACAAAGAGGGCTTTATTTCATCTCCAAGCCAAATACTTCAGAGAGAAGGGTCATCCCTGCCATTTTCCCCTGCCACAGGAAAAGCAGAG GCATGGAGAGCCACAGTCCAAGTACTGTATGGAAGTAAATACTAGTTGTATGTGGACACCTTTGCTGAAGTGGCTAAGGAGCAGAGCTAGctatttccttctcaaaatccAGATGTATCAAATAACAGACATTTAA
- the LOC128146728 gene encoding spidroin-2 isoform X3: MRGPGRGDRAGGRAAAGSCLSLPGGHRGTDTAGLRRRLPRRRVSAPARPAGAATPRTQPAAPRGGPARPGPLGPGRSGPGPAGLGGRERRPAAGAGAPLAVPLALSIEPGRLCRGCPGQGPSAGPQGAGGVGHRRGWERAASSGCPGPALRLCGQLPGREVGGKGAPTTAVTVPRGLPSASDKGLRVYPSRSASWGLGDSRLHPRLPAWSSFERDKEGFISSPSQILQREGSSLPFSPATGKAEAWRATVQVLYGSKY, translated from the exons ATGCGGGGGCCTGGCCGCGGGGatcgggcgggcgggcgggcggccgccggctCTTGCCTCTCGCTGCCGGGCGGACACCGTGGCACTGACACCGCCGGGCTGCGGCGCCGGCTGCCGAGGCGCCGGGTGTCCGCCCCGGCGCGGCCTGCAGGGGCCGCCACCCCCCGCACGCAGCCAGCCGCGCCGCggggaggcccggcccggcccggcccgcttgGCCCGGGGCGGTCTGGCCCGGGGCCCGCGGGCCTGGGCGGCCGAGAGCGCCGACctgccgccggggcgggggcgccgcTGGCCGTGCCCCTGGCATTGTCGATCGAACCGGGCCGCTTGTGCcggggctgcccagggcagggacccTCTGCCGGCCCCCAGGGTGCGGGCGGTGTGGGACACCGCCGGGGGTGGGAGCGGGCAGCGAGCTCGGGGTGCCCCGGGCCGGCCCTCCGCCTCTGCGGCCAACTGccgggcagggaggtgggggggaaagggGCGCCCACCACCGCTGTCACCGTGCCCAGAGGCCTGCCGTCAGCCTCCGACAAAGGTCTGCGGGTCTACCCGTCCCGCTCTGCCTCCTGGGGGCTGGGAGACAGCCGCCTCCACCCGCGCCTGCCAGCATGGAGC agcttTGAACGAGACAAAGAGGGCTTTATTTCATCTCCAAGCCAAATACTTCAGAGAGAAGGGTCATCCCTGCCATTTTCCCCTGCCACAGGAAAAGCAGAG GCATGGAGAGCCACAGTCCAAGTACTGTATGGAAGTAAATACTAG